CGGTAACATTAGAATGCACGAGGGAGGGGATCTCGTTTGTTTTCAGGAGAAAAAGTACACACCCACCTCCACACATGCAGCTCGAGATTTTAAAGGAATGCTCCCTGAGAGTTTAGCATCCACCCCGCTTTCCCTTTTCTTTGGTACTGAAGCAGACAGAGGCTCCGACTCCAGCTTCCGGGCGCCTGGAGATCTGCAAGGACCTTATCGCCGCCGCTTTCCCGGAGTAACAACGGGAAGGGGCTGTAGCAGGCGCGGGATGGAGAATAGGCTGCTCTGGAGAGGCGCCATATAAGGGAGCGAGACGCACTCCTGCTTCCACTCACCTTATCCGAGCCCAGTTCGGGCCCCTCCTGGCAGCAGAGGCGGCAGAGGAAGGACTTGGGCTCGCGGCAGAGCGTCTGGCGGGTGCTCACGAAGTAGGTGCCGCCCACGTTGAGCCGGACCCACTTGGagccccctcctcctccgccgccgccgccggccggcACGGCTCTATCGGGCGCCGAGGGCTCGGGACTGCGGGGCGGGCCGGCGGGAGCCGCGGCCGGGCGAGGACTGGGCGGCCCAGCCGGTGGGAGCGGGCTGGGGGTGCGGCCCCCCCGCGGCGGCCCCTCGCCCGCCGCCAGCTCCGCCATTCTCGGCTGCGGCTTCTCCCCGGGAAGATGCACGGCAGGCTCAGCGGCTGCGGGGGAGAGGCTGGAGCTGCGCTCGACGGGGCTCCACAGCCATCCCCCTAGTCCCTGCTGACAGGGAGAGCCGGACTTCCGGGATACCCAGCCATTTCCGGGTCGCCCCCTGCTTGCGAGGCCTAACGGACTCCTTGGAGCGCTTGGCACGGTGGGGGCCTCCCCGAGTCCGGAGGGAACCAACAAAAACGGGGGAAAGGGgcgctaataaataaataaataaatatatagttatttatttaaagtaaatGTCTGAATTGAAGGGATTATACTTCCGGGTAACTAGAAAAACGCTACTGAGAAGCCCTGGAAGGAGTATTATGCTCCCGGAATCACATATAAATGCTTCCGTGCTGTTCATCGTCTGCGGACAGAATTTCCGGGTTGCTTTGGACGCcccttttccccccttttaagcGGGTTGAAAGTGACGGCGGCTTATAGAGCTGATAAAGCAACCTACAGCTGTGATCTGGCAGCAGCATAGTCAGTCAATCAGTTTATTACGAACTTTGATCAATTACATATAacaacaaagttacaaattaacaACACAACGATTAGCATCGCTTCCAGAGTTATATCCAGACTAACATACAGATTAACCTATGTCAGTGTCAATATATATTGTTAATTAAGAAGTTTTCAATATAAGTGTCTAGCATAAACTTTGCTAATATGAGAAAGGCGGCTGATCGGCCTGTAATTAGCTGGGTCAGCCTTATTGTCTTTTGTTTAAAATCGGATTATGGAGGGACTCCAATCTCTAGGCACATACACAATCTGATCAGAAGCGTATTTTCACCCCTCCCGCAAAGGAGAAGCAAAGAAAGGGTTTCATGCTTGTGTATGTGTAAAAATGTGATTCCTTCCTACCTAAAATATTAAAAGTTGGCCTGCCAAGGATTCCTGCCCTAGGAAGGGAGTCTATCCCAGTATTATGTCTCATTTGTTGGAGGGTAAGGCTCGCTGCTGGTGACGCGGCTGAGagagcagtttacaataataataaaatgtagtTCATTGTTATGATACACGTTGCAGATTGGGGTATGATCTGCACATATTAAATGGAAGCTAAGGTTCATAGTGGCTAACTGCACGTATCAAATAAAGGCTTTAAGGCTATTTATCAATAAATAAAGATCGACGAAATGCAGCACCACAGGTCCTCACTGCAATAGTACACAGTACAGAAGAAccgtacataggaagctgcgatatactgagtcagaccacaggtccatctagctcagtattgtccacacagactggcagcggcttctccaaccgTAAATAGGATGCAGCAGGTCTTATGTAGAGTTAGACAATTAGGATATTAAAATATTTCAAGAAAACTCCTTTTATTAATAGTGCCGGTGTGACTAAATGAACTGACATCTCTCCACAGTTATAACAGACAGCGTAGCAAAACCAGCACCCTTTTAACACTCTACCACTTCCAAAGGCAGCGCTTAATACAGTCCAGATGTGCCTTGTGCTCCATTCATTTACATGTTGATATACTGGGAATTTGTTCTCATTCTCATAATGTAACAGGCAGAGCTCCAGAAAgcatctccctcccccacccttttctgCGCAGTAGTATGCCCAAAAGTGCTTCCGGGAATGTTGCTTCTGATTGGGTACCTTCAGACTCCGTTTCCGGGAGTGAGTTTCCGGCAGGCGCGGGCGAGTGGAGAAAGGGTTGCTGAAGGTGAGTGGAGCGCAGTCGAGCCGTCCTTCGGGGTTGCTGGGTGGGTTGCTTTATAAGAGTCTGTGCTTCCCTTCTTCTGTTCTTTGTCcgtcctcccccccctccctcgcTTCTTTCTTCTGTgcttttgggatttttttttgtcCTTATGGGGGTATTTTGAATGCCCCTTTTGGAGATAGCAGCCTGATATCCTTTCCCCCAACCCCTTGTAGTTGGTTTGCCTCGGGCTGCTCTTTTAGGAACACGCAAATAGAAGTTAATACTGCCCTGAATGTGTATAAGCGTGACGCTTTAACTGTGCGTTTTGCCCTTGGATACTCACAGGGACTCTTGTCGGAAGAAGGTGATTGAAGTAATTCTGTTGAGCAAGGAAAATATTTCTTTTATCTCTTAGTGTCTGAGCCTCTGAGAACTCAGTTTTGACTCTAAGCCTGATTCTGTTACGTTCAGCTGGAAAGAAGTCTTAGTAAGCTTATAGGGTttggtaaagtatgccatcaagttagtgttgattcctggcacccacagagccctgtggttttctttggtagaatacaggaggggtttaccattgccatttcccatgtagtatgagatgatgcttttcagcaccttcctatattgctgctgcctcatatagattttttatttttttatttttttacatttatatcccactcttcctccaaggagctcagagcggtgtactacatacttgagtgtaggttaggctgagagagaagtgactggcccagagtcacccagcaagtctcatggctgaatggggatttgaactcgggtctccccggtcctagtccagcactctagccactacaccacgctagctcatagtctgggaaacatactagcgggtaTTCAAACCCGGGTTTACTGTCAAGTAAACATACAGTGGACCAATGTTCTCTTGgtttttttcatctgagtgcagaattagttttgttctgggcagcagtatcaaggcagtgtgtgcacacatgcattcagagtggggccttcctgattcaacctgagctgaatctaaaactaactgagtggacatcaaataACTTGTGAGCAAGCatatgccttaaagggaacactgcagtGGACTGCTTCCTAGTTtcatttttgtttaaatgaaGCTGGAAGCCTGTTCTCACAATTATTGTTGTCCTTTTTGCCTTTTTATGTGTCAAAACTATTCTTCCACAAGTTacagttttctttcccccctcttcctgtTGTTTAGTTTGCTTTCTACTTTCTAGATTGCAACAATGGCTGGTCGCAGAGTTGCCCTGAAAGCCATCGACTGGCTGGCATTTGCTGAGCGAGTGCCTCCCAATCAGAAGCCCATGTTTAATGCTCTGAAGACACGCAGtgatgctctctcagccaagtgAGTATTTCATGAAGTAAAAGGAGCACTGTTGGTAGAAGGATAGTAGAATTGTTCATGTTTTCCAGGTCAAATGTCTCAGTGTTTGTGTGGTTAGGTGGGCTGAAGCTATGCATTATTGGGGATAAGTAATTTGTACTAGATGTTTAAAATGATTGTTGTATAATTTTACAGGTTACTTTTATCACTGTTTATCTGCTTTTAAAATCCCGTGCTTTTGCAAAATATTTAGTTTCAAGATGTGTGCTCCATTTAGTAATATTTGCTGAGATAGGTGACCACTCAGTTTACTAATTGTTGCTGAGTTAAGTTACCAACTTATTGAAGTGAGTAGCTAATTTTATTTTGTGATATCTGGTAATGTCATGGTAGCCTGCAGACTGTTCTGTCCATTTCTGTGACAAAGGCAGTCTTCAAGGGAAGACACATCTGTGGTGTAACTAATTGTATGGATAAAATATGAAAACTTTCAGATGTGTTTTAAGTGGAGTGAGATATGAAATGTTAAATGTGCCATTCTCTTTGAAGTTTAACTCTTAGCTTTAAGAATTGAATTAAAAGCCCTTTGTAGTTCTGGATATGTCTAGCTTTAACATAAATAGCTAGACAAAAATGAGAATATTTGTCATTGTCATCAGTCATTATTGTTCATGTGCATGAGTAGAATCTTGTAAAGCTCACTTATTTTTGTAGCTGACAATATTTATTGGCAACTTTAATTTGCTACTCTTAGGATGGATTGCGAGAATGGAAGATGGGTGCACAACTAAAAATAGTTTGGCATTCCTAGCTGTGGCTGTAATGTACTTTTGTTTCTCCTCTAAATAGGCTTTCTTCTTTACCGGAGACTCCACCAGCTATAGATTGGGCCTATTACAAGACTGCAATTGCCAAAGCTGGCCTGGTGGATGAATTTGAACAAAAGGTGAAGTGTGTTACAACATTTTAGATATTTCTGAATCCAAATGGGGGCTCCCTGCATGCCTCATAATTGGCACACTGATTATATTTGCCAGCAAGTTTCCAGTAATGTTGGCATCAGTGGTACAGCTGGGTTGTGCAGCGCTCATAAAAAGCATGCTCTCTGCTTCAGCGCCATTAATATTGGAGATTTATCTGGTGTTGTGttcgctctctctcttgctctcgaGTTCTTTTCCCAATCTTCTCTATGGTTTCCAGTTGTCCTGATGTGATGCTGTTAAGGTGTTCTTAAAATTGCTCCCTCAAACCAAACAAAATAGAAAATGGTTTGCTATCCCAGCATCAGCTAAAAAgaacgttttgttgtttttaaaaagattttctgGGAAGAAGGTATCAATTTTGCCCTCATGGTAAACAAGGCTACATTTTGTTCAAGGTTGAAGGGAGTGGGTCATAGCAACTGGTATTAGAATTCAGAGATTGTTATAGTTGGCTTTCTGCCTGTGGCGCAGAGCAATAAATTTATCTGCAATCCAGAGGACGTTGAGTGCACCCAGTCCACTTAAATGCTGAAGGCAGCAATCTTATGCGCACtaacttagaagtaagtcccattcaaCTCAGCAGCCAAGATGCCATGCAGTCTTCTGTTGGGATTTCTGGTCAGCTCGCATTGCTGTGGGCCTTGAAGGAAGCACCTACAGTCTTGCTCCAGAGTGGTCTTGTGCAGGTACCTGAAGTTGTGCACCAGCGCTTTGGGAATGCAGTTCAATTGGAAATAGTGGAAGTTGTGCTCACGAACCCTGTGCGTGTGCAACTTTAGCTATTTGCACAAGAGTTTTCTTGTGCAAGACTGACATGTCCTTTgatgcctgcagcagcacaggctgaTCAGAAGCACCAACAGAAGACTGTGTAGCATGTTGGCCAAtgagacttatttctgagtaaacatgaataggGCTGCACTGTAGATTCAATTGATTGTAATGGCTGAAGTATGCCTAATGTTCTCTGAACTGGATGTGGTCAGTAGCTCATTCGTAGGTTACAAGCaatacatgcagaaggccctgagttcagtccctggcatccccaagtagGGCTAGCATAGActgctgtctgaaaccctgaaaaactactgccagtcagcatagacaacactgagctaggcgGACCCATGGtactgactctgtagaaggcagcttcatatgttcaatctTCGTTGTAAATTACTGCGGTGGTGGCAAGTTAGCCATATGTTGGGCCTTATGTTGCCTATGTACCCAATACTTCAGACAAGACCATGAACTGAGCTCTTAAGTTGCAGATGGAAAGGACTGAAACAGTGCACAGTATGCATGCTACTGCTGAGCTAAAGAGGGCATAGGCGGggacataagaatagccttgctggatcaggcccaaggcctatctagtccggcatccagGTCACTTGGAAAAGGTTAACTTTGGCTTCAGATGTATTGCTGACAGAACAAAAATGTAACTACTTtgcaatattttctttaaaatttcaGTTTAAGGCACTCAAGGTTCCTGAGCCGAAGGATACCCAGTCGGCTAAGATAGATGTCGAAGAAAAAGAGGCTGTAAGTGCTTATTCCTTTGTCCAGTTATGTGACTTGGGCTTTGATCTAGGCAGATCATGATGGACCTCGATCTCTGGTCACAGTTTCCTACAGATTCCATGTTTACAAATTGGGTTGCAGACCATTCTCTGCTCACTGCTTATCACAGTCCATCTGCTTTTGAGCAGCTGTACATCTGGGTACCTTTTGCTGAAGTTTGGCATCTTATGTGCATGTCCAATACACACATACACCTACTTGCAGTTGTGGCTGTGTGCGCAGGCGAATGCTCCCTTGTATGTGCAGTATTTCTGGCCATGTGAACTGTTGTGAAGGCTACatgctctgtcttcaacttatactagggatgtgcacggaaccgtggcggGGAGGCTTGACggtggcgggggtgctgctttaagagcaggggagggtacacttactcctcctgctactttccccccgctggcatctGTTTTAATccaagcccatcggggtggcagcataccttcctgctgccccgttgcccccattgcctggatatgactggaagtctctgACGCACTGTGtcagagacttccggtcatatccagacaatggggcagcagggaggtatgttgccgccccgatgggcttagATTAAAATggatgccggtgggggaaaagcagcaggaggggtaagtgcactctcctgTTCTTCAGGTTAGACACCCCTCAGAGGAACCGCCAGTTCTTCTAACCAGTtcgggttccgtgcacatccctaacttataCAGGCTATAATAGGAAGCTTTTTTTCATATATCAAGCACAAGAGTACAAATCTGTGGTGTTGGCTTTTTTGAATCAGTAGACTGGAGAACTGTACCCAAGTGCTCATCAGTGATTCCTCATCAAAGAGGGAGGTTTTAAGTGGGGTTCTGCAGGACTCTATTCTGGGCCTGGTATTCTTCAGTACTTTTATCAGTGACTTTTCACATGTTcctttatttcttgatctggtatATTTTCAAACATAGATCACTTTTTTCATATTCTGTAGAAaatggaggaatctgaagcaagcaagaagcttgggagaGTAAAGGACAGAAGAACACCTTTCCTTATAAGAATATATCTGAACAtattttcttaaatattttattgataattccaaaagaaaatatttcataatccCTTTTAATTTTCTCAGTTTTTCAGGGGGAAAAAAGTTCTTTGGCGGGAGAAGGGAACAAATCCCCCCCCCTGAATTTTTTCAGTTTCCCCTGCCATCTCAAATTTAAGCCAAACGTTCTAAAATCTGAGAGTTGATCATAGGCCTACAATGAACTTTTTCAACCACTGGGAAAAATTCATGGCAGGGTTGGTTATTGTAGAACTACAGAAGTTGAATCACAAAGTTCTTCAACATCGCAGTGTCACTTTGTATTCTCATTGAATAATTCACTGTCTTGCAGGACAAGAGTGCTGCTGCTTATGTACAAGAATCTAAAAACCGTATTGCCCAGTATGAGAAGGAGGTAAGCTGGTGACTTTCATGATGCATAGAGACTTCATGCAGTATTCTTAGTGTATTTCATTTTTCAGTCTTCCTCTTCATAATGAAGTAATTACTGTGgtgttctctctttcctttcaagCTTCAGAAGTTTAAGAACATGATTCCTTTTGATCAGATGACAATGGACGAGTATTATGAAGCGTTTCCTGAAACCAGGTTGGACAAAGAAAAGTATCCATATTGGCCACACAAGCCTATTGCTGAGTTGTAAAAGCTGTATGTCTGAAAGCACCTTGCAACGCCCATCAAATCTAGaatctgttaaataaaataattgtactAGAACCTTGGCAGTGTATCTTCTCTTTTTTAAAGTCTTGCAGCTACATGCTTTGCACGTTAACTCATAAGTTAACATGGAGCTTAATTCCAATAAGACACTGATGGCAATTTAAAGCTTTCTGTTTTGGGATACTGAAAGCCGAAGCAGTCCAGTGAAAATTGCTTATCTTTAGCCCCAGATTCCAACTTTGCCTTAAGTATTCTGCAGTCACTAACTGTCTTGTCTTATAGGATTGTTATATTGGATGTCTTCAGGTAAGGACTCTGGAGTATCTGAAAGCTAAACAGAGATCCTGGGGGACACCTCCATCCGCAAATATACTTGAAGTCTTCACATTTGGGGATCAAAATCTTCAGAATGTTTAATTTGGTAAGGGGGAGTATTTGTCCTCATTAACATTTGCTATATTGTTGTCCTTTCTGATCTGACTTCACATGGGAACGGAAGGAAGAGTTTAGTGAACTGAAATTAGAAGACCTTGTTCTCTCATCTTCTCCTGCCCACAATctgacaaaatttatttttagtggATTTTTACCAAAACTCACAGCTAAGTGGGTTCCTTACCGCTAAAAACAAATGTGCAGGAAGATTCCCATCTTTTCCCAAATTGAGGCATCTATAATGAGGATTGAACCGAATAAAATCATATGAGGATATCCAAGAATTCTTGGCTGTTTCCCATACCCATATTCTTGATAGTAGTgaacagtaggaatgtgcatgaaccggtttggaggtctggagtttgggctggttcagcagcggggtgggtgggttacctttttaaggagcagggagggtgctcatccccgccccctgccacgtTTCCTCTGCCAGTGCTGTCTATAAAACTGCTagtgtggggcggcagcataccttcccGGTAGCCGCCCTGGTCAGCGttagaccagaagtggccagtgtgtaTGTGGACTTCTGGTccgatgctgactggggcagcaaggaggtatgctgccaccccgtgccggtggggaaaacacggcgggggtgtgtgtgaacaccctccctgatccttaaaggtaaccgcCACCCCTCCCCCCGAACCAGGCAGTgccgctttgtgcacatccctagtgaacagAGACACCTTGGGAAGGGAAAATGTGGGCTCTGCTTTTGTAAAGATCTCACAAACAAATAGTGAAGAGTTAGGGTAATACACTCATTCTAGAGTGGAGGCTATGCTTCTTTCAATCCTCACTTTAGCTCAATGTGAAGTACAAACTACATTTGTAAAACTAGTCATACTGTTTGTGCACATGACCATGCACATATACATGTATTCCTCATACAGCACTGTGCCACTAACTACTTTAAGCCTCAGCCttgtttccaaatccttcattAGCTTTCTTTAAGATAGTGCCTACTGTTGGACGGTTGCCAAATGGCTTTGGTATCTGGTAATTAAGAATCAAATGCACGGAAATCTCGTTTAGGAGTAAGTTCCGGAAACCAGTTTTATCCCTGCAGAGGCTGAACTAAAAGGCAGGGTCAAAGAGAGTTTATGGACAGGGTGAGGTTCAGGCCATACAAAATGGGATTCTCTCTCCATGGACATCTGCAAAATGAGAACTTTGATTTGAAGAGGCACTTTGAAGGTGGAGACGTTTGGGAGGTGCATGCTTGTTTCATCTTCCCCCCGCTTGCCCTTCTGGGTGGGGAGGTTTGGCTGCAGGCTTGGCTTTGCCTTGCTTGaggctccctctcccacccctttcctccttgGCTGCTCAGCCTTCCCTAATttgctcctcccctgccccatagGTGGGTGGCAGGCTCCTGTGGGTGGAGCTTTTCCAACTCTTGGCCTTTAAAAAAGGAGGGCAGCAACAGGGGCACAGCTCGTTGGCAGGCACACTGCATGTAGGCCGCTGCCAAAGCTGGCCGCCAAAGGAGAGCAGCCTTTGGATGTGGCCTTTgggaggtgggactgagggctgaggCCTATTTATTTACTTCTTGGACTCCTTCCCTGTAGTGCCAGTCTCCCTTGTGGCCTGGCTATTGTATAGGTGGAAGAATAGAGGGCACTTCTGggggttctggagcagctattcAGTCGTGGTAGGGAACTGAAGATTTGGCattggccgttacaggggaagagaggcCAGAAATTGAATAGCTGTTTTCTCTtccggctgtcctgtcagctctcagtGAGTAGTGAGTAGttccaaccacccacagaacctgacCGTGCTCTTTTgaaatgccaggtcggttcaaaataagactgaaataatccatgatttgatcatggatgagggagctgacttggcttgtataactgagacctggttggaggaggctagtggcccagtatgGGTACTCAGTGGTGGCTGTGATCTATTGGAGGGatacctggaatagggagcttaccaggacagtagacattaTTGCCCCTTAGAGATGTGTATGGAACTGGTTCGGATGGCGGGGGTGTGTGCATTTACCCCTCTTGCCAcacttcccccactggcgctccattttttgtAAGTCCATCGgtcagcagcataccttcctgctgccccctttGCCCGTTTACCGGATATATCCAGAAGTATCTGACACGGCTGCCTGTGCGGCGGGGACGGGTGTGGACAGGCACGTCAAGGAACTTCCAGGTATATCTGGTaa
Above is a window of Hemicordylus capensis ecotype Gifberg chromosome 2, rHemCap1.1.pri, whole genome shotgun sequence DNA encoding:
- the ATP5PD gene encoding ATP synthase subunit d, mitochondrial, translated to MAGRRVALKAIDWLAFAERVPPNQKPMFNALKTRSDALSAKLSSLPETPPAIDWAYYKTAIAKAGLVDEFEQKFKALKVPEPKDTQSAKIDVEEKEADKSAAAYVQESKNRIAQYEKELQKFKNMIPFDQMTMDEYYEAFPETRLDKEKYPYWPHKPIAEL